The Ciconia boyciana chromosome 15, ASM3463844v1, whole genome shotgun sequence genome has a segment encoding these proteins:
- the MTMR3 gene encoding phosphatidylinositol-3,5-bisphosphate 3-phosphatase MTMR3 isoform X2, with amino-acid sequence MDEETQHSLECIQANQIFPRKQLIREDENLQVPFIELHGESTEYVGRAEDAIIALSNYRLHIKFKESVVNVPLQLIESVECRDIFQLHLTCKDCKVIRCQFSTFEQCQDWLKRLNNAIRPPSKIEDLFSFAYHAWCMEVYASEKEQHGDLCRPGEHVTSRFKNEVERMGFDMNNAWRISNINEKYKLCGSYPQEIIVPAWITDKELESVASFRSWKRIPAVVYRHQSNGAVISRCGQPEVSWWGWRNADDEHLVQSVAKACASDSRSNSNKLMNGNCSRDFSNGGDLSDVEFDSSISNASGAESLAIQPQKLLILDARSYAAAVANRAKGGGCECPEYYPNCEVVFMGMANIHSIRKSFQSLRLLCTQMPDPGNWLSALESTKWLQHLSVLLKSALLVVHAVDRDQRPVLVHCSDGWDRTPQIVALAKLLLDPYYRTTEGFQVLVETEWLDFGHKFADRCGHGENSDDLNERCPVFLQWLDCVHQLQRQFPCSFEFNEAFLVKLVQHTYSCLFGTFLCNNAKERGEKHTQERTCSVWSLLRAANKAFRNLLYSSQSESVLYPVCHVRNLMLWSAVYLPCSSPSTPADDTCAPYPVPGSSPEDQPLGRLPKTRSFDNLTTACDSSVPTTNRRSSDPSLNEKWQEHRRSLELSSLGNPGDDPFDGDSLSKQGRAPVGAELSVAAGVAEGQMENILQEATKDDVGLEEHVRGSLEAVGKGDEIALDKENRTENLHGYVSDLCGKAEADKGIVMNNPASNPHPVSQGASELKGQQDEHPDLSNTIQKLPQVKGLQTVPLEGFVNRDTQKNTEEEGVSKLEGEAESLYNTAQASLPLPLTIPHEARTSNIESSTETLTENEAKQELMPKGPCHRPHLIDNSADELSRTIENRPEGESMLELQKLGTKVHRTSGSSNTHIPMPSPCALPLAECKDEIVCNGELEPENKTTEKPVGFSIAQKYHATNGHCVNGEDGRIKASLSRQVSAASCSSAQFHLRNLHQKWMFSHLGKQQAASSPDQPARSHLDDDGMPVYTDVIQQRLRQIETGHQQEVETLKKQVQELKSRLESQFLNSSLRLNGDYGDEVTSIPDSESNLDQNCLSRCSTEIFSEASWEQVDKQDTEVTRWLPDHLAAHCYGCDSTFWLASRKHHCRNCGNVFCSSCCNQKVPVPSQQLFEPSRVCKSCYSSLHPSSSSLDLELDKPITAMSN; translated from the exons GTGTCAGTTTTCTACTTTTGAGCAGTGTCAAGATTGGCTTAAGCGACTGAACAATGCCATCCGCCCGCCTTCGAAGATAGAAGACCTTTTCTCATTTGCCTATCACGCTTGGTGTATGGAGGTATATGCTAGTGAGAAGGAACAGCATGGGGATTTGTGTCGGCCAG GAGAACATGTAACTTCAaggtttaaaaatgaagtggaGCGGATGGGTTTTGATATGAACAATGCCTGGAGGATTTCCAACATCAATGAGAAGTACAA GCTCTGTGGTAGTTATCCCCAGGAAATCATAGTTCCCGCCTGGATCACGGATAAAGAGCTAGAGAGTGTGGCAAGCTTTCGATCCTGGAAGCGTATCCCTGCTGTTGTGTACAG gcacCAGAGCAATGGAGCAGTTATTTCCCGCTGTGGACAGCCTGAGGTcagctggtggggctggaggaatGCAGATGATGAACACCTTGTCCAGTCTGTAGCCAAAGCCTGTGCCTCAGATTCGAGGTCCAACAGTAACAAATTAATGAATGGAAATTGTTCCAGAGATTTCTCCAACGGAGGGGACCTCTCTGATGTGGAATTTG ATTCCTCAATCTCTAATGCTTCAGGAGCAGAGAGTTTGGCAATACAGCCTCAGAAGCTGTTGATCTTAGATGCACGATCTTACGCAGCAGCTGTGGCAAACAGAGCCAAAGGCGGAGGCTGTGAGTGCCCAG AATATTACCCAAACTGTGAGGTAGTGTTCATGGGGATGGCAAACATTCATTCTATCCGGAAGAGCTTTCAGTCGCTGCGTTTGCTCTGCACACAAATGCCAGATCCAGGAAA TTGGTTATCAGCTCTGGAAAGTACCAAATGGCTGCAGCACTTATCTGTGCTTCTGAAATCTGCGCTACTCGTAGTTCATGCCGTGGACCGAGACCAGCGACCAGTCTTGGTGCACTGCTCAGACGGCTGGGACCGAACCCCCCAGATAGTGGCGCTGGCCAAACTGCTGCTAGATCCGTATTACAGGACTACAGAG ggTTTCCAGGTGCTAGTGGAGACAGAGTGGCTGGATTTTGGCCACAAGTTTGCAGATCGCTGTGGCCATGGTGAGAATTCGGATGACCTAAATGAGCGCTGCCCAGTGTTTTTACAGTGGCTGGACTGCGTCCATCAGCTCCAGAGGCAGTTCCCTTGCTCTTTCGAGTTTAACGAAGCATTCCTT GTCAAATTGGTGCAGCACACCTACTCTTGCCTCTTTGGTACATTCCTGTGCAACAATGcgaaagagagaggagaaaaacacaCTCAGGAACGGACCTGTTCTGTCTGGTCTTTGCTGCGGGCAGCAAACAAAGCCTTCAGAAACCTGCTCTACTCCTCCCAGTCAGAATCT GTGCTGTATCCAGTGTGCCATGTGCGTAATTTAATGCTCTGGAGTGCTGTTTACCTGCCATGCTCTTCCCCCTCTACACCCGCTGATGACACCTGTGCCCCATACCCTGTTCCAGGCTCTAGCCCTGAAGATCAGCCTCTGGGCAG GTTACCAAAGACGAGATCATTTGACAATCTGACGACAGCCTGTGATAGCAGCGTGCCTACAACCAATCGACGTAGTAGCGACCCCAGCCTCAATGAGAAGTGGCAAGAGCACCGTCGGTCTCTGGAGCTGAGCAGCCTCGGGAACCCTGGGGATGATCCGTTTGATGGAGATAGCCTGAGTAAACAAGGCAGGGCTCCAGTCGGAGCAGAACTCTCTGTTGCAGCTGGTGTGGCAGAGGGACAGATGGAGAACATTTTGCAAGAGGCCACTAAAGATGATGTTGGTCTGGAGGAGCACGTAAGGGGTAGCCTAGAGGCAGTAGGTAAAGGGGATGAGATTGCCCTGGATAAGgagaacagaactgaaaatctACATGGGTATGTCAGTGACCTCTGTGGAAAGGCTGAGGCGGATAAAGGTATTGTAATGAACAATCCAGCATCCAATCCACATCCAGTTTCACAAGGTGCTTCTGAGCTTAAAGGACAACAGGATGAGCATCCTGATCTCAGTAACACTATCCAGAAGTTACCTCAGGTGAAAGGACTACAGACTGTTCCTTTGGAGGGCTTTGTAAACAGAGACACTCAAAAGAATACAGAGGAGGAAGGTGTTAGCAAACttgaaggagaagcagagagcCTGTACAATACAGCGCAGGCCAGCCTTCCGTTACCTCTTACAATCCCGCACGAGGCAAGAACATCCAACATTGAAAGTTCTACGGAAACCTTAACAGAGAACGAAGCAAAGCAAGAGCTCATGCCTAAGGGTCCTTGCCACAGACCTCACCTGATCGACAACAGTGCTGATGAACTTTCTCGAACTATTGAAAATAGGCCAGAGGGGGAGAGCATGCTAGAACTTCAAAAACTGGGAACAAAAGTACATAGGACTTCTGGTAGCAGCAACACACACATCCCGATGCCTTCCCCTTGTGCCTTGCCTTTAGCTGAATGTAAAGATGAGATTGTGTGTAATGGAGAGCTGGAGCCTGAGAACAAGACGACAGAGAAGCCTGTGGGGTTTAGTATCGCCCAGAAATACCACGCGACGAACGGACACTGTGTGAATGGAGAGGACGGTCGGATCAAAGCCTCTCTGAGTCGGCAGGTCTCCGCAGCTAGCTGTAGTTCTGCACAGTTTCACTTGAGGAACTTGCACCAAAAATGGATGTTTAGTCATCTTGGTaagcagcaggcagccagcagcccagACCAACCTGCCAGAAGTCACCTGGACGATGATGGAATGCCTGTCTACACTGATGTTATCCAGCAGCGCCTGCGCCAGATAGAAACGGGCCATCAGCAGGAAGTGGAGACCTTGAAGAAGCAAGTGCAAGAGTTGAAGAGCCGGTTGGAGAGCCAGTTCCTGAATAGCTCCTTACGTCTCAATGGTGATTATGGAGACGAAGTG ACTTCTATACCCGACTCGGAAAGCAATCTGGATCAGAACTGCTTGTCTCGCTGCAGCACAGAGATTTTCTCTGAAGCCAGCTGGGAACAGGTGGATAAACAGGACACAGAG GTGACACGATGGCTTCCAGACCACCTCGCTGCCCACTGCTACGGCTGTGACAGTACGTTCTGGCTTGCCAGTAGGAAGCACCACTGCAG GAATTGTGGAAATGTGTTCTGCTCCAGTTGCTGTAATCAGAAGGTGCCCGTTCCTAGTCAGCAGCTCTTTGAACCCAGCAGAGTCTGCAAATCATGCTACAGCAGCTTGCACCCCAGCAGTTCCAGCCTTGATCTCGAACTGGATAAACCCATCACTGCCATGTCAAATTAA
- the MTMR3 gene encoding phosphatidylinositol-3,5-bisphosphate 3-phosphatase MTMR3 isoform X6 gives MDTIDVQEHQSNGAVISRCGQPEVSWWGWRNADDEHLVQSVAKACASDSRSNSNKLMNGNCSRDFSNGGDLSDVEFDSSISNASGAESLAIQPQKLLILDARSYAAAVANRAKGGGCECPEYYPNCEVVFMGMANIHSIRKSFQSLRLLCTQMPDPGNWLSALESTKWLQHLSVLLKSALLVVHAVDRDQRPVLVHCSDGWDRTPQIVALAKLLLDPYYRTTEGFQVLVETEWLDFGHKFADRCGHGENSDDLNERCPVFLQWLDCVHQLQRQFPCSFEFNEAFLVKLVQHTYSCLFGTFLCNNAKERGEKHTQERTCSVWSLLRAANKAFRNLLYSSQSESVLYPVCHVRNLMLWSAVYLPCSSPSTPADDTCAPYPVPGSSPEDQPLGRLPKTRSFDNLTTACDSSVPTTNRRSSDPSLNEKWQEHRRSLELSSLGNPGDDPFDGDSLSKQGRAPVGAELSVAAGVAEGQMENILQEATKDDVGLEEHVRGSLEAVGKGDEIALDKENRTENLHGYVSDLCGKAEADKGIVMNNPASNPHPVSQGASELKGQQDEHPDLSNTIQKLPQVKGLQTVPLEGFVNRDTQKNTEEEGVSKLEGEAESLYNTAQASLPLPLTIPHEARTSNIESSTETLTENEAKQELMPKGPCHRPHLIDNSADELSRTIENRPEGESMLELQKLGTKVHRTSGSSNTHIPMPSPCALPLAECKDEIVCNGELEPENKTTEKPVGFSIAQKYHATNGHCVNGEDGRIKASLSRQVSAASCSSAQFHLRNLHQKWMFSHLGKQQAASSPDQPARSHLDDDGMPVYTDVIQQRLRQIETGHQQEVETLKKQVQELKSRLESQFLNSSLRLNGDYGDEVTSIPDSESNLDQNCLSRCSTEIFSEASWEQVDKQDTEVTRWLPDHLAAHCYGCDSTFWLASRKHHCRDIERVDQIWNCGNVFCSSCCNQKVPVPSQQLFEPSRVCKSCYSSLHPSSSSLDLELDKPITAMSN, from the exons ATGGATACCATCGATGTACAAGA gcacCAGAGCAATGGAGCAGTTATTTCCCGCTGTGGACAGCCTGAGGTcagctggtggggctggaggaatGCAGATGATGAACACCTTGTCCAGTCTGTAGCCAAAGCCTGTGCCTCAGATTCGAGGTCCAACAGTAACAAATTAATGAATGGAAATTGTTCCAGAGATTTCTCCAACGGAGGGGACCTCTCTGATGTGGAATTTG ATTCCTCAATCTCTAATGCTTCAGGAGCAGAGAGTTTGGCAATACAGCCTCAGAAGCTGTTGATCTTAGATGCACGATCTTACGCAGCAGCTGTGGCAAACAGAGCCAAAGGCGGAGGCTGTGAGTGCCCAG AATATTACCCAAACTGTGAGGTAGTGTTCATGGGGATGGCAAACATTCATTCTATCCGGAAGAGCTTTCAGTCGCTGCGTTTGCTCTGCACACAAATGCCAGATCCAGGAAA TTGGTTATCAGCTCTGGAAAGTACCAAATGGCTGCAGCACTTATCTGTGCTTCTGAAATCTGCGCTACTCGTAGTTCATGCCGTGGACCGAGACCAGCGACCAGTCTTGGTGCACTGCTCAGACGGCTGGGACCGAACCCCCCAGATAGTGGCGCTGGCCAAACTGCTGCTAGATCCGTATTACAGGACTACAGAG ggTTTCCAGGTGCTAGTGGAGACAGAGTGGCTGGATTTTGGCCACAAGTTTGCAGATCGCTGTGGCCATGGTGAGAATTCGGATGACCTAAATGAGCGCTGCCCAGTGTTTTTACAGTGGCTGGACTGCGTCCATCAGCTCCAGAGGCAGTTCCCTTGCTCTTTCGAGTTTAACGAAGCATTCCTT GTCAAATTGGTGCAGCACACCTACTCTTGCCTCTTTGGTACATTCCTGTGCAACAATGcgaaagagagaggagaaaaacacaCTCAGGAACGGACCTGTTCTGTCTGGTCTTTGCTGCGGGCAGCAAACAAAGCCTTCAGAAACCTGCTCTACTCCTCCCAGTCAGAATCT GTGCTGTATCCAGTGTGCCATGTGCGTAATTTAATGCTCTGGAGTGCTGTTTACCTGCCATGCTCTTCCCCCTCTACACCCGCTGATGACACCTGTGCCCCATACCCTGTTCCAGGCTCTAGCCCTGAAGATCAGCCTCTGGGCAG GTTACCAAAGACGAGATCATTTGACAATCTGACGACAGCCTGTGATAGCAGCGTGCCTACAACCAATCGACGTAGTAGCGACCCCAGCCTCAATGAGAAGTGGCAAGAGCACCGTCGGTCTCTGGAGCTGAGCAGCCTCGGGAACCCTGGGGATGATCCGTTTGATGGAGATAGCCTGAGTAAACAAGGCAGGGCTCCAGTCGGAGCAGAACTCTCTGTTGCAGCTGGTGTGGCAGAGGGACAGATGGAGAACATTTTGCAAGAGGCCACTAAAGATGATGTTGGTCTGGAGGAGCACGTAAGGGGTAGCCTAGAGGCAGTAGGTAAAGGGGATGAGATTGCCCTGGATAAGgagaacagaactgaaaatctACATGGGTATGTCAGTGACCTCTGTGGAAAGGCTGAGGCGGATAAAGGTATTGTAATGAACAATCCAGCATCCAATCCACATCCAGTTTCACAAGGTGCTTCTGAGCTTAAAGGACAACAGGATGAGCATCCTGATCTCAGTAACACTATCCAGAAGTTACCTCAGGTGAAAGGACTACAGACTGTTCCTTTGGAGGGCTTTGTAAACAGAGACACTCAAAAGAATACAGAGGAGGAAGGTGTTAGCAAACttgaaggagaagcagagagcCTGTACAATACAGCGCAGGCCAGCCTTCCGTTACCTCTTACAATCCCGCACGAGGCAAGAACATCCAACATTGAAAGTTCTACGGAAACCTTAACAGAGAACGAAGCAAAGCAAGAGCTCATGCCTAAGGGTCCTTGCCACAGACCTCACCTGATCGACAACAGTGCTGATGAACTTTCTCGAACTATTGAAAATAGGCCAGAGGGGGAGAGCATGCTAGAACTTCAAAAACTGGGAACAAAAGTACATAGGACTTCTGGTAGCAGCAACACACACATCCCGATGCCTTCCCCTTGTGCCTTGCCTTTAGCTGAATGTAAAGATGAGATTGTGTGTAATGGAGAGCTGGAGCCTGAGAACAAGACGACAGAGAAGCCTGTGGGGTTTAGTATCGCCCAGAAATACCACGCGACGAACGGACACTGTGTGAATGGAGAGGACGGTCGGATCAAAGCCTCTCTGAGTCGGCAGGTCTCCGCAGCTAGCTGTAGTTCTGCACAGTTTCACTTGAGGAACTTGCACCAAAAATGGATGTTTAGTCATCTTGGTaagcagcaggcagccagcagcccagACCAACCTGCCAGAAGTCACCTGGACGATGATGGAATGCCTGTCTACACTGATGTTATCCAGCAGCGCCTGCGCCAGATAGAAACGGGCCATCAGCAGGAAGTGGAGACCTTGAAGAAGCAAGTGCAAGAGTTGAAGAGCCGGTTGGAGAGCCAGTTCCTGAATAGCTCCTTACGTCTCAATGGTGATTATGGAGACGAAGTG ACTTCTATACCCGACTCGGAAAGCAATCTGGATCAGAACTGCTTGTCTCGCTGCAGCACAGAGATTTTCTCTGAAGCCAGCTGGGAACAGGTGGATAAACAGGACACAGAG GTGACACGATGGCTTCCAGACCACCTCGCTGCCCACTGCTACGGCTGTGACAGTACGTTCTGGCTTGCCAGTAGGAAGCACCACTGCAG GGACATTGAACGTGTTGATCAGATCTG GAATTGTGGAAATGTGTTCTGCTCCAGTTGCTGTAATCAGAAGGTGCCCGTTCCTAGTCAGCAGCTCTTTGAACCCAGCAGAGTCTGCAAATCATGCTACAGCAGCTTGCACCCCAGCAGTTCCAGCCTTGATCTCGAACTGGATAAACCCATCACTGCCATGTCAAATTAA
- the MTMR3 gene encoding phosphatidylinositol-3,5-bisphosphate 3-phosphatase MTMR3 isoform X5: MEVYASEKEQHGDLCRPGEHVTSRFKNEVERMGFDMNNAWRISNINEKYKLCGSYPQEIIVPAWITDKELESVASFRSWKRIPAVVYRHQSNGAVISRCGQPEVSWWGWRNADDEHLVQSVAKACASDSRSNSNKLMNGNCSRDFSNGGDLSDVEFDSSISNASGAESLAIQPQKLLILDARSYAAAVANRAKGGGCECPEYYPNCEVVFMGMANIHSIRKSFQSLRLLCTQMPDPGNWLSALESTKWLQHLSVLLKSALLVVHAVDRDQRPVLVHCSDGWDRTPQIVALAKLLLDPYYRTTEGFQVLVETEWLDFGHKFADRCGHGENSDDLNERCPVFLQWLDCVHQLQRQFPCSFEFNEAFLVKLVQHTYSCLFGTFLCNNAKERGEKHTQERTCSVWSLLRAANKAFRNLLYSSQSESVLYPVCHVRNLMLWSAVYLPCSSPSTPADDTCAPYPVPGSSPEDQPLGRLPKTRSFDNLTTACDSSVPTTNRRSSDPSLNEKWQEHRRSLELSSLGNPGDDPFDGDSLSKQGRAPVGAELSVAAGVAEGQMENILQEATKDDVGLEEHVRGSLEAVGKGDEIALDKENRTENLHGYVSDLCGKAEADKGIVMNNPASNPHPVSQGASELKGQQDEHPDLSNTIQKLPQVKGLQTVPLEGFVNRDTQKNTEEEGVSKLEGEAESLYNTAQASLPLPLTIPHEARTSNIESSTETLTENEAKQELMPKGPCHRPHLIDNSADELSRTIENRPEGESMLELQKLGTKVHRTSGSSNTHIPMPSPCALPLAECKDEIVCNGELEPENKTTEKPVGFSIAQKYHATNGHCVNGEDGRIKASLSRQVSAASCSSAQFHLRNLHQKWMFSHLGKQQAASSPDQPARSHLDDDGMPVYTDVIQQRLRQIETGHQQEVETLKKQVQELKSRLESQFLNSSLRLNGDYGDEVTSIPDSESNLDQNCLSRCSTEIFSEASWEQVDKQDTEVTRWLPDHLAAHCYGCDSTFWLASRKHHCRDIERVDQIWNCGNVFCSSCCNQKVPVPSQQLFEPSRVCKSCYSSLHPSSSSLDLELDKPITAMSN; the protein is encoded by the exons ATGGAGGTATATGCTAGTGAGAAGGAACAGCATGGGGATTTGTGTCGGCCAG GAGAACATGTAACTTCAaggtttaaaaatgaagtggaGCGGATGGGTTTTGATATGAACAATGCCTGGAGGATTTCCAACATCAATGAGAAGTACAA GCTCTGTGGTAGTTATCCCCAGGAAATCATAGTTCCCGCCTGGATCACGGATAAAGAGCTAGAGAGTGTGGCAAGCTTTCGATCCTGGAAGCGTATCCCTGCTGTTGTGTACAG gcacCAGAGCAATGGAGCAGTTATTTCCCGCTGTGGACAGCCTGAGGTcagctggtggggctggaggaatGCAGATGATGAACACCTTGTCCAGTCTGTAGCCAAAGCCTGTGCCTCAGATTCGAGGTCCAACAGTAACAAATTAATGAATGGAAATTGTTCCAGAGATTTCTCCAACGGAGGGGACCTCTCTGATGTGGAATTTG ATTCCTCAATCTCTAATGCTTCAGGAGCAGAGAGTTTGGCAATACAGCCTCAGAAGCTGTTGATCTTAGATGCACGATCTTACGCAGCAGCTGTGGCAAACAGAGCCAAAGGCGGAGGCTGTGAGTGCCCAG AATATTACCCAAACTGTGAGGTAGTGTTCATGGGGATGGCAAACATTCATTCTATCCGGAAGAGCTTTCAGTCGCTGCGTTTGCTCTGCACACAAATGCCAGATCCAGGAAA TTGGTTATCAGCTCTGGAAAGTACCAAATGGCTGCAGCACTTATCTGTGCTTCTGAAATCTGCGCTACTCGTAGTTCATGCCGTGGACCGAGACCAGCGACCAGTCTTGGTGCACTGCTCAGACGGCTGGGACCGAACCCCCCAGATAGTGGCGCTGGCCAAACTGCTGCTAGATCCGTATTACAGGACTACAGAG ggTTTCCAGGTGCTAGTGGAGACAGAGTGGCTGGATTTTGGCCACAAGTTTGCAGATCGCTGTGGCCATGGTGAGAATTCGGATGACCTAAATGAGCGCTGCCCAGTGTTTTTACAGTGGCTGGACTGCGTCCATCAGCTCCAGAGGCAGTTCCCTTGCTCTTTCGAGTTTAACGAAGCATTCCTT GTCAAATTGGTGCAGCACACCTACTCTTGCCTCTTTGGTACATTCCTGTGCAACAATGcgaaagagagaggagaaaaacacaCTCAGGAACGGACCTGTTCTGTCTGGTCTTTGCTGCGGGCAGCAAACAAAGCCTTCAGAAACCTGCTCTACTCCTCCCAGTCAGAATCT GTGCTGTATCCAGTGTGCCATGTGCGTAATTTAATGCTCTGGAGTGCTGTTTACCTGCCATGCTCTTCCCCCTCTACACCCGCTGATGACACCTGTGCCCCATACCCTGTTCCAGGCTCTAGCCCTGAAGATCAGCCTCTGGGCAG GTTACCAAAGACGAGATCATTTGACAATCTGACGACAGCCTGTGATAGCAGCGTGCCTACAACCAATCGACGTAGTAGCGACCCCAGCCTCAATGAGAAGTGGCAAGAGCACCGTCGGTCTCTGGAGCTGAGCAGCCTCGGGAACCCTGGGGATGATCCGTTTGATGGAGATAGCCTGAGTAAACAAGGCAGGGCTCCAGTCGGAGCAGAACTCTCTGTTGCAGCTGGTGTGGCAGAGGGACAGATGGAGAACATTTTGCAAGAGGCCACTAAAGATGATGTTGGTCTGGAGGAGCACGTAAGGGGTAGCCTAGAGGCAGTAGGTAAAGGGGATGAGATTGCCCTGGATAAGgagaacagaactgaaaatctACATGGGTATGTCAGTGACCTCTGTGGAAAGGCTGAGGCGGATAAAGGTATTGTAATGAACAATCCAGCATCCAATCCACATCCAGTTTCACAAGGTGCTTCTGAGCTTAAAGGACAACAGGATGAGCATCCTGATCTCAGTAACACTATCCAGAAGTTACCTCAGGTGAAAGGACTACAGACTGTTCCTTTGGAGGGCTTTGTAAACAGAGACACTCAAAAGAATACAGAGGAGGAAGGTGTTAGCAAACttgaaggagaagcagagagcCTGTACAATACAGCGCAGGCCAGCCTTCCGTTACCTCTTACAATCCCGCACGAGGCAAGAACATCCAACATTGAAAGTTCTACGGAAACCTTAACAGAGAACGAAGCAAAGCAAGAGCTCATGCCTAAGGGTCCTTGCCACAGACCTCACCTGATCGACAACAGTGCTGATGAACTTTCTCGAACTATTGAAAATAGGCCAGAGGGGGAGAGCATGCTAGAACTTCAAAAACTGGGAACAAAAGTACATAGGACTTCTGGTAGCAGCAACACACACATCCCGATGCCTTCCCCTTGTGCCTTGCCTTTAGCTGAATGTAAAGATGAGATTGTGTGTAATGGAGAGCTGGAGCCTGAGAACAAGACGACAGAGAAGCCTGTGGGGTTTAGTATCGCCCAGAAATACCACGCGACGAACGGACACTGTGTGAATGGAGAGGACGGTCGGATCAAAGCCTCTCTGAGTCGGCAGGTCTCCGCAGCTAGCTGTAGTTCTGCACAGTTTCACTTGAGGAACTTGCACCAAAAATGGATGTTTAGTCATCTTGGTaagcagcaggcagccagcagcccagACCAACCTGCCAGAAGTCACCTGGACGATGATGGAATGCCTGTCTACACTGATGTTATCCAGCAGCGCCTGCGCCAGATAGAAACGGGCCATCAGCAGGAAGTGGAGACCTTGAAGAAGCAAGTGCAAGAGTTGAAGAGCCGGTTGGAGAGCCAGTTCCTGAATAGCTCCTTACGTCTCAATGGTGATTATGGAGACGAAGTG ACTTCTATACCCGACTCGGAAAGCAATCTGGATCAGAACTGCTTGTCTCGCTGCAGCACAGAGATTTTCTCTGAAGCCAGCTGGGAACAGGTGGATAAACAGGACACAGAG GTGACACGATGGCTTCCAGACCACCTCGCTGCCCACTGCTACGGCTGTGACAGTACGTTCTGGCTTGCCAGTAGGAAGCACCACTGCAG GGACATTGAACGTGTTGATCAGATCTG GAATTGTGGAAATGTGTTCTGCTCCAGTTGCTGTAATCAGAAGGTGCCCGTTCCTAGTCAGCAGCTCTTTGAACCCAGCAGAGTCTGCAAATCATGCTACAGCAGCTTGCACCCCAGCAGTTCCAGCCTTGATCTCGAACTGGATAAACCCATCACTGCCATGTCAAATTAA